The Glycine soja cultivar W05 chromosome 15, ASM419377v2, whole genome shotgun sequence region atactatatattaatagagtaaattttataaactattatttaatcataaatgttacaataaatttattaaatttaataataattaacttaaaaattgtaagaaaaaagaaattttgttttttcgaGTCtgtaatacttttattttaagacCGTTAGTGTTAgtctaaagttttttttttatcaataaatatttgttagtttttgttaataagATGAATTAAATTTGGGATCTTATATTTCCATGTTAGTCTAAAGTTTAATAATTGTGTATTAGACTCTGTATGGTTATACCTATGGAAATAAGGTACAACAAACAAAAGCATAGTAGGTGATCTGATTAGGATGATATTGAGGAgaataaagttacatgttgtgGATCCCTAGcttaaaattttcatctttcccGTTGCACTAAGaccaacaaatccattttctttggtttttaggcataaaaataatttttagacaaaaaatcaattttctttgaCACACAAAAAAGTTTCCTACCTATTTTTGTTAAAccaaacaacacaacatattattttaattatactctatttctctccttttaaattatttctctttTGAGCATGGACGAATTCAAAGAATTTGTTTAGTGAagacaagaaaataatattttttttaatcaaaggcaataaaataaatatattatatttttatagaagaaaaatattatatattcttacaaaatatataattttatgataaaaatccAAATTACTTAGATAAgcttttacaaattataatcaAGTCAAGATGTGTATTTTTCACCAACTTTATGTACTTGTTTAGTATTATAGGagcaaaacattaaaaattaaaaacataaaacactaaaattaacatcaattcattatttcttttatcttttagttataactttctacattcatttaaatttttttctatagGAATAAGgataacatctatttttttaggaaaatgtTTAGTAAACACACATTGTGCTATGATACACCtggggagaaaaaagaaaaagagaaaaaaaatataaatttaataaattttatgatgtgatgtgaaaaaataataaaatatattaataagatgtttaaaataaaaaatatttatgtatcattatttttttttatccgaaAAAATATGGTGGGCCAATTGGCCCATAGTTTCTACTCTCTAACCTACATCGTCCCTGCTTCTAAGAGTCAGAAGCGAGTATTGGGGCCCATGGCAACGATTCCCAATATGGTTAATATACGCGGAAGATCGGTGGTGAGTGAGGCAAATGGCAGCATCGTCACCATCGCCGCCGCTGAAGGCGGTGCAGGACCGCGTCCAAGCAGCCGCCGAACGCTCTGGCCGTAATGTGCAAGAGATTCGTGTAGTGGCTGCGAGCAAGACGAAGTCAGTTTCTGCTCTCCGTGAGGTATACGACGCCGGCCTTAGATGCTTCGGCGAGAACTACGTTCAAGAACTCCTTCAAAAGGCACCACAGGTTAGttagttcaaacttcaaactcGTTATTCATCTCTTGCTTTTTGGATCCATTCATCAATGCTTACATTTCCTTTCCCAATTGCAGCTTCCCGACGATATCCAGTGGCATCTCATCGGAAATTTGCAGAGCAACAAAGTCAAGCCTCTTATCGGTATCTATTGTTTACTTATTCTCTCAATTTCGTTCAATTAAAGAGTTTAAAAATACTTCTTTCATTTAGAAACACGAGCACACTTTTTCTAATTGGTGATTTTTGagaattttgttttgtgaaGATGTGTTCTTATTTACAACATTATTAATTTGGGTTCACTGTTCAGGCGAGGTGAGAATTCTTATACGTTTTGTTTGATGATTCACAGCTGCTGTGCCCAACCTTGCTTGTGTGGAAACTGTGGATGATAAGaaggtaattttatttttttgtttcttcgtaatttgttttgattgagaaggtatatatatttttcatgtgtatGAGTACATATAAGGATGTAAACTATACGTAAGTTTTAAATCTTTTATGAGGGGAGAGGGAATGGAAAATCATAGAACTTCGAAATAGTTGTAATATGATGATGAGTTTCAGTTCAGACAAGATTTTCGGATTTCACTTGCAAGGTAAATTGTTTAACGTGTGTGATGTTGAAAGCAGTCTTTAGAATAGGATGCTCTAAATGGTAACTTTGCAAATGAGACTTACATTCTAGAAGTAATTTCAGGCGCTGCCATTTGGTCAATGAGTTTTTTGGGTTTGTGcaagtaaaaattatattacatgTATTCTTAACCcttaagttcaatttttttcacatCAGCATTTCATGTTTGATATCAATTTCTGTAAAATTCTGTTCTATGAAgtaaaatttgatgtttttttactttttttctgtttttggctGGCAGATAGCGAATTTTCTTGATCGTGCTGTAGCAAATGTTGGCAGGAAACCGTTAAAGGTTTTTGTTCAAGTGAATACAAGCGGAGAAACATGTAAGTTGCACTTGACTGATTTGCCAACCAAGCACTAATCACTATCTGCAGTATCTTTTAATAAAGTTGACTCGGTTGTGTTTGATTATCAATCCAATTTTTTAAACTAGGGTTCTATATAATAGATTAATGTGAAAATAGCTTCAAAATCACAAGAAAATATAGTTCCCAATTCTTTTATTGCAAATAGAAAATCATTGATTACAAGTCTTACAACATCTTAGATTTATACCTAAATATGTAACCTATATATATTAGAATGATTGCTTGACTTCTGGTTTACAATCTGATCCTTAGATCATTGCCTTTTGTTTCTGTTCCATTATAAAACACAGTTGTTGTTAATGTTTTCAGTTTATTATCAATCTCAAGAGTGGCATTTGACTGCTATTTTCTTGCAGCCAAATTTGGTGTTGAACCAGCTCTGTGTGTGGATCTTGTAAAACATATTACAAACTGCCCAAACCTTGAGTTCTCTGGCCTAATGACAATTGGCATGCTTGATTATTCATCCACCCCAGAAAATTTTGAGGTATATATGGACTAAACATTTTAGACATGATTTATTGATCTTTTCAGGACTTACCATTTAGTCTTCTAGATAATTCTCCAAACTAAACATTCTTTTGTACTCTCCAGACACTATCCAATTGCAGAAGTGAAGTTTGTAAAGCTCTTGGAATATCAGAAACGCAGTGTGAGCTGTCCATGGGCATGACTGGAGACTTTGAACAAGCTGTAAGGAATCATTTTTCCCCCTTGGAAAATACATGGCTTACAATGAAGGGATAAGTATTGtgatttgtcataatattttttaaccagCTAACTCTTATTTTGCAGATTGAGATGGGAAGTACAAATGTTAGGATTGGAACTGCCATATTTGGAGCCAGAGAATATCCACCGAAAGAAGAGTAGCTATCCTCATTTTGCAGTCTTGTTTGCGTCGGTATATTGGTGCTTGGATTCACATATCAAAGTCAGAGCAGCACGATCAAATTATTTAAGCTGGAAATAAGTATATTCATGAGCATGAATGATGGCAGTAGTCAATAAGCTCTGGGAAAGCTGTGTATTTGGAATAATCTGAGACTCAGTGTTGTAGACATTTTCTGTCAAACATAAAAACCAACCTATTTTACTGAAGCTGAACCAAGATATTTTGAAAGAGTGATATAcagcacaaaaaacaaaaaattctatGAAAGATAATGAATCTGACTCACATGTTTTCTATTGTTGAATTTGAATTCGTGCTCATCACGTTTGTACTAATATCGCTGTGGGTATTTTCGTAGGATTTGAGAaatgttaagaaaatattttctaaccactcttttgaatatgttttaggttaaaatttattaaaaattgcaAAATATGGTTGGTCACACGTCTTAACAAACTTTTCTCTTGATTTTGTAGTTAGGAAATAATGTGTAGGAAAGTATATTCTTAACACTCTTATCATTTTATGTTTCACATAGGATGTGCTTATTTATCACTTTCGTTCTAAAACAATAATCATTGTCGTCATTTTATGTTGCACACATGGTGTCGTATGTACATTGTCTCAGGGAAATAAGTTATTTTCAATCTAACTCTTACAGTGTAAAGAAAAGCATTAGAGTCCTTTGGGCTTGGATTCACAATCTTTTGGGGCTACAgaaatcacaaattttaataGTTTCATTTTACAAGAGTTATAAGATcagaattgatttaattttgaaataataactTTCCCAAGCAGCAGCACTATTAGGGGTTAGAGCAATGGGAATGAGTAGAGTGTATAAAGTATAAACCCTTTTTagttatctacacaaaaggtttTTTTCCAATTGATAAGgtataaattcataatttacagaaatatatttaattttcactgtcgatgtaaaaatattattgatagaTAATTTGTAAATACATCTGTAAAGTACTCAAGTGAATCTTAGGTGAGCTTAGCACTTAGCAGCATAAGGAATGGATCATgttttcatacaaaccaaagcCGAATTTGCTGCTGAGTCGAAGTGGCCTAAAACGTTACGTGGTCTCACTACCACACCCATCTTCAGCTTCAGCAACCATCAATTCATTCAATGCCATTATCAACCACCATTCATCACAAGGTGCCCACCGTCAAGTTCTTGCCACCTATGCCTCCATGCTCAAAACCCATGTCCCTTCTGACGCCTACACTTTCCCCAGTCTTCTCAAAGCGTGCTCTTCTCTCAACCTCTTTTCCCTCGGTCTTTCCCTCCATCAACGCATCCTCGTTAGTGGGTTGTCCCTTGATGCCTACATTGCCTCTTCTTTGATCAATTTCTATGCCAAATTTGGGTTCGCCGATGTTGCTCGCAAAGTGTTTGACTTTATGCCTGAGAGGAATGTTGTACCTTGGACTTCCATTATTGGGTGCTACTCGCGGACTGGTCGTGTTCCCGAAGCCTTTTCTTTGTTTGATGAAATGCGTCGGCAGGGAATTCAACCCAGTAGCGTTACCATGTTGAGTTTGCTGTTTGGAGTTTCTGAGCTTGCTCACGTGCAGTGTTTGCATGGTAGTGCAATTTTGTATGGTTTTATGTCTGACATAAACTTGTCAAATTCCATGCTGAGTATGTATGGGAAGTGTCGGAACATTGAGTATTCTAGGAAATTGTTTGATTACATGGATCAAAGGGATCTGGTTTCATGGAATTCGTTGGTTTCAGCCTATGCCCAGATTGGGTATATATGTGAAGTTTTGTTGCTTCTCAAGACAATGAGGATACAAGGTTTTGAGCCTGACCCACAGACTTTTGGGTCTGTCTTGTCAGTGGCTGCATCAAGGGGTGAGTTGAAATTGGGAAGGTGCTTGCATGGGCAGATTTTAAGAACATGTTTTGACTTGGATGCACATGTTGAAACATCATTGATCGTGATGTACTTAAAAGGTGGGAACATTGACATTGCATTTAGAATGTTTGAAAGGAGTTTAGACAAGGATGTCGTTTTGTGGACAGCAATGATCTCAGGGCTTGTGCAGAATGGTTCTGCAGACAAAGCACTAGCTGTTTTCCGTCAGATGTTAAAATTTGGAGTGAAGTCATCTACTGCTACCATGGCCAGTGTGATCACAGCTTGTGCACAACTTGGGTCTTATAATTTGGGGACTTCGGTTCATGGTTATATGTTTAGGCATGAATTACCTATGGATATTGCTACTCAGAACTCTCTTGTTACCATGCATGCAAAGTGTGGTCACTTGGATCAGAGTTCCATTGTATTTGATAAGATGAACAAAAGGAATTTGGTTTCATGGAATGCTATGATTACTGGATATGCTCAAAATGGTTATGTTTGTAAGGCCTTGTTCCTTTTTAATGAAATGAGGTCTGATCATCAAACACCTGATTCAATAACCATTGTCTCCCTCCTCCAAGGGTGTGCATCTACTGGACAACTACACTTGGGAAAATGGATCCACAGCTTTGTGATAAGAAATGGCCTTAGACCTTGCATCTTGGTTGACACTTCTTTGGTAGACATGTACTGCAAATGTGGTGATTTGGATATTGCCCAAAGGTGTTTCAACCAGATGCCAAGTCATGATTTGGTCTCATGGAGTGCCATAATTGTGGGATATGGTTATCATGGCAAAGGGGAGACTGCATTGAGGTTTTATTCAAAGTTCCTGGAAAGTGGGATGAAACCGAACCATGTGATTTTCCTCTCAGTTCTATCTTCTTGTAGTCATAATGGACTTGTAGAGCAGGGCTTGAACATATACGAATCAATGACCAGAGATTTTGGGATTGCACCAAATCTTGAACACCATGCTTGTGTAGTGGATCTCCTCAGTCGTGCTGGGAGGGTAGAGGAGGCATATAACTTGTACAAGAAAAAGTTCTCAGATCCTGTACTTGATGTTTTAGGCATAATCCTTGATGCTTGTCGAGCAAATGGTAACAATGAACTTGGTGATACAATTGCCAATGATATCCTCATGCTGAAGCCTATGGATGCTGGAAATTTTGTACAACTAGCACACTGCTATGCTTCAATAAACAAGTGGGAAGAAGTGGGGGAGGCATGGACCCATATGAGATCTCttggtttgaaaaaaattcCTGGCTGGAGCTTTATTGACATACATGGGACCATCACTACATTTTTCACAGATCATAACTCACACCCCCAGTTTCAAGAAATAGTTTGTACACTAAAATTTTTGAGAAAGGAAATGATCAAAATGGAGGAATTAGACATTAACCTTGAAAACAGCCACATCATATCACAATAAAATATGCTGACATGCTAAATAGGAGTGTTTCCAAGCATGGCTGGCCCTCATGAAGTGTCCTGAGTTGTCGCAATGGTTTGGATTTCCGCCAGAGATTTTGACCCatcactttattttcttttgcttgacATGGGATCAGATTTTATTCAAGTCTTATATACATTGGGCAGATGACTTGACATAAAGAAATACATTCATACAAGCATGCAAGGGGGGTTTTAGTGACATTTTTAACATGGAATAGTGGTTGAAATAGGCGACGATAAATATATGCAGCCTTACACCTCAGAAAGAggcagtttttttattttttattttattgttattgaaCCTATAGCCTCCAAATTCCAAACCAATAACCTTATTGTTGTATCAAGGTTCACTTTAGTATGGATTAATTCTTTACAAATTATTCTTTTCAATGAATCAttagataatattattatattgatatttattttaaagtgttTTTAACTTTCGAAAAAGTATTGAAACGGGtttattcaactttttttaaatacataactatagtaacttttatttaaaatgtattgttcaataataaaaaattaaaagtagcgAAAAGCGACCTTATAAATTGTATTTAAtatgaaagtgatatttttttttgtgatcatAAGTGAAATAACCACCCTTTAATTAAATGACTTTGTTATAAAATCTGgttatgcattttatttttcaagtagtacatgaaaaaaaataaaaattcttttattcaAAATCTCCAAATAGTTCACCTCTTCTAcccatattattttaattattaaaacaaaaaatgaaacaagatTAATAAAGTGTATGATTGTGTCAAATAAGTtggaaaatctttttttttacaactaaaGTAGACGAACTTTTGCCAtctactttaattttaaaaatatattttcgagatatatgtatataaaaattaaaaataagaaataaaaagaattatatatagTTTCAAATATCACGTTCAAATTAAACTGCaaaaaagttagtcgtatatatatataaagcttgCTATGAAACAGAACTGCCATGAGCTCACACGCTCTTCAATCTTCATGGTATCAGTAAATAAGAAATTAGTATTATTATagcttttaagataattattgtaaaattcaCCGATGATATTTGTGACTGTGCATCACCTGTTTTTTCATTgattaattaacaataaaatgacTGAAAATAAGGGAAGAGGGTATATATGGAAGTATGTACTATAATATGGGACGTAAGAGAACACACGTAAATTAACAAAATGAGGGTGCAGTTCTTCCCCTAGGCTAGAGTGAGACAGATAAGCGAATCTTGAAGCAAAACCTTaaccaattaattaattgttgttaTTCTCATTGCAAGATCCTGTTCCGCATCCAGAAAACAATGAATAGGAGGCAGCAAAAGGTGTTCAAATTGCTCATATGGATTGTGGGAGTCTTTATTGTCGCTTACATTGCAGGACGACCCTTGTATTGGCATCTCAATGAGACCCTCAATGCCACCTCTTATCCTTGTCCTCCTTGTCACTGTGATTGCTCTCTTCAACCCCTTCTTACTCTCCCCGAAGGTATCTATCTCTTTCTAATTCACTTTTTTACCATTAAATTGCCTTATTCTTTTTAATCAGTTTGTGTTTAAGAATTGACATATAGAGAATTAAAAGTGATGATGTCTGATTCAGAATTATATATACACAAAATTTCCTCCAACAACTGTTGGCCATGttgtgtttttagaaaacataaGATGTGTTTGATTACCCATTAGAGACGATCAAtgtgaaggaaaaaaagagaagaaatttgAGATAGTCTTTTaaacacactttttttattgattaaaacttattgaacataacaaaattttgtgagtctcacttttttatggtctcatttatgattttttagttttccataaattttaacaaatagtaataaatatGTTGCTAGCACTCCTcaatttaacattaatattaaagaaaaaccGAACAGACGTCTAACCATGTGTTATTACACTCTTGTAAATTTCATCTAGGAAGATTCTTTTTTGGTTACCTTTACAATGTGAAAATTGAAACACCATGTGATCAAATTGTTATGCAAGTGTTGTTTCCTTCATCATTTAAATGCATTCTGAGTCTGGTAGATGGGTTATTTACTGTATATTCCGATAAACATTACTTGCAAGGCCTAGTAGTTTGATTAATAGATTGGCCAATCAAATAGTGTGATGAATTATTGAACTTTATTAAAAcagaatctgtggtcatgcaaTGGAAAAAAAGGACAGTTGACAAGGTCTTTGTAGATGTTGTTTCTTGTGCTCTGACATCGATTTCTGATTGCTAACGTGGTCTGCTTGTTTATGCAGGATTGACCAACAATTCCATTATAGGTTAGTTCTTCTCCCCTTTAGTACACTAGAGAAATGTACAAGTTCATGATTATATATACTCTTTGGTTTAAGTATGCATATATCTAATCCTCTCCCACTTTTTGAATGATAGTTTTTAAcattaaaagggaaaataacacATTGGAGGAAGTAGAAGTGAAAAAATAACACTTTCTTTCTTACCTGTCAGTTATTTTTGCTgatgttgttttttaataaCTAGGGGGAAAAAAGGAGAACAAGATATTGGTTCCTCACACCCAAGACTTAATAGCTAGTTTAGATCTAGTTTTagataaaatgatgagaaatattagtCACTCTTTCTCCAGTGCTCTCTTTCTTATACTCTTTTTGTCATcagttgaaatttattagagATCACTAATTTCAATGAATTTTACTTCTAAACCAACAGAGAGAatcattaaatgaaaaatgaaactcttttgatgatttctaataaattttaatcaatcgTACAAAGTGTTAAAGAATGTTGAGAGAGTGTGCTAGCATTTCTCTAAAATGATTTGAACCCAAGATATAAATCCACACATTTGTCATACCAAATCAAAACACTTGTTTAATGGCAAAAGGGCAAACAATAGTTCAAAACACAAATACCAACTAAGAGCCTAATGTTTACATATTAGTCTGACATAGGGGGAACTTATACATTTTTTGGAGGAATTAATGAATCCAAATTATGGTACCCTTGATCCTGGACaatttgagattttatttagcatttgtATGTTGTAGATTGCATGAGACAGGACCCAGAGGTGAGTGAAGAGGTGGGGAAGAGTTTTACAGATCTTTTAGCCGAAGAAGTAAAGCAAAAGGAAGCTGAAGCTGAGGAAAAACAAAGAAGTGTGGACACAAAACTTTTAGAGGCTAAGAAATTAGCATCACAGTATCAAAAGGAGGCTGACAAGTGCAATTCAGGGATGGAGACATGTGAGCAGGCCAGGGAAAGAGCTGAGGCAGCACTTGAAAATCAGATGAAAGAAACTGCTTTGTGGGAGCTTAGGGCTCGCCAAAGAGGATGGAACAAAGATGCTTCAAAGAAAGCTCGAGCACGTTTTTCAGTAGgatagaagagccccagtagtagTTCcttcattcttctatttttttattatttattattgtgttTACTTGATATAttgtttattgaaaaataaatacacaAGATTACTTTTGGTTTTACGTTAGACAATTAAGCCATCTAATTCTTAAGTTAGCACTCACAGACATTGATTAGCAGTGGTTAACACTtgacaatatataatataacaaacAATTTGCTTGTTGTCTTGTGTTTGAAGAAAGTTGCCCGGCATGTGTGTTCCGTTACGCGTTTTGTATGCATGCTTACTCACAATTCCTCTATAAAGACAAAGCAGCTTGAAAAAGTCATATTCCTCTTTAAAGACAAGCCATCAAGGCTTATGAAATGTTGCTCATTTTAAATTGGG contains the following coding sequences:
- the LOC114386495 gene encoding uncharacterized protein LOC114386495; the encoded protein is MNRRQQKVFKLLIWIVGVFIVAYIAGRPLYWHLNETLNATSYPCPPCHCDCSLQPLLTLPEGLTNNSIIDCMRQDPEVSEEVGKSFTDLLAEEVKQKEAEAEEKQRSVDTKLLEAKKLASQYQKEADKCNSGMETCEQARERAEAALENQMKETALWELRARQRGWNKDASKKARARFSVG
- the LOC114385695 gene encoding pentatricopeptide repeat-containing protein At4g04370-like yields the protein MFSYKPKPNLLLSRSGLKRYVVSLPHPSSASATINSFNAIINHHSSQGAHRQVLATYASMLKTHVPSDAYTFPSLLKACSSLNLFSLGLSLHQRILVSGLSLDAYIASSLINFYAKFGFADVARKVFDFMPERNVVPWTSIIGCYSRTGRVPEAFSLFDEMRRQGIQPSSVTMLSLLFGVSELAHVQCLHGSAILYGFMSDINLSNSMLSMYGKCRNIEYSRKLFDYMDQRDLVSWNSLVSAYAQIGYICEVLLLLKTMRIQGFEPDPQTFGSVLSVAASRGELKLGRCLHGQILRTCFDLDAHVETSLIVMYLKGGNIDIAFRMFERSLDKDVVLWTAMISGLVQNGSADKALAVFRQMLKFGVKSSTATMASVITACAQLGSYNLGTSVHGYMFRHELPMDIATQNSLVTMHAKCGHLDQSSIVFDKMNKRNLVSWNAMITGYAQNGYVCKALFLFNEMRSDHQTPDSITIVSLLQGCASTGQLHLGKWIHSFVIRNGLRPCILVDTSLVDMYCKCGDLDIAQRCFNQMPSHDLVSWSAIIVGYGYHGKGETALRFYSKFLESGMKPNHVIFLSVLSSCSHNGLVEQGLNIYESMTRDFGIAPNLEHHACVVDLLSRAGRVEEAYNLYKKKFSDPVLDVLGIILDACRANGNNELGDTIANDILMLKPMDAGNFVQLAHCYASINKWEEVGEAWTHMRSLGLKKIPGWSFIDIHGTITTFFTDHNSHPQFQEIVCTLKFLRKEMIKMEELDINLENSHIISQ
- the LOC114385696 gene encoding pyridoxal phosphate homeostasis protein-like — encoded protein: MAASSPSPPLKAVQDRVQAAAERSGRNVQEIRVVAASKTKSVSALREVYDAGLRCFGENYVQELLQKAPQLPDDIQWHLIGNLQSNKVKPLIAAVPNLACVETVDDKKIANFLDRAVANVGRKPLKVFVQVNTSGETSKFGVEPALCVDLVKHITNCPNLEFSGLMTIGMLDYSSTPENFETLSNCRSEVCKALGISETQCELSMGMTGDFEQAIEMGSTNVRIGTAIFGAREYPPKEE